A window of Mucilaginibacter paludis DSM 18603 contains these coding sequences:
- a CDS encoding AraC family transcriptional regulator codes for MDALSKILESIKLSGVVYRKLEVTAPWGIELPKSRFLQFWKLLEGSCCLQVEENVGIQLARGDLVLIPNGSNHCISDKADSIRIPLKTYINFRDTESPYFLEGDLKTVMLGGHFEFDDQYQHPLITGLPGVIHLKEIRQQNQDWLELTTNQILLEIDQPKPGSDILVSRLSEGLFIHTLRAYLDQSKIKQGFLLALTDKRISAALQNLQDSPEKNWTLEELSKSAGMSRTLFFNTFKSLVGQTPLSYLQNWRMQKAKDLLLTSKDNVSIIANQVGYQSEAAFNRLFKHTFKETPASFRRSKNKQAISIN; via the coding sequence ATGGATGCATTAAGTAAAATTTTAGAATCAATAAAGCTTAGCGGTGTCGTCTACCGAAAATTGGAAGTAACAGCTCCCTGGGGAATTGAGTTGCCTAAAAGTCGGTTTTTGCAATTTTGGAAACTGCTGGAAGGATCGTGTTGCCTTCAAGTAGAAGAAAACGTTGGTATACAATTAGCTAGGGGAGATCTGGTGCTGATACCAAATGGAAGTAATCATTGCATATCCGATAAAGCCGATAGCATCAGGATCCCCTTAAAAACCTATATAAATTTTCGGGACACCGAAAGCCCTTACTTTTTGGAGGGAGATTTGAAAACTGTCATGCTGGGCGGTCACTTTGAATTCGATGATCAATATCAGCACCCGCTTATTACCGGGTTACCTGGCGTAATCCACTTAAAAGAAATTCGTCAACAGAATCAAGACTGGCTCGAACTTACAACCAATCAGATACTCTTGGAAATTGATCAACCAAAGCCTGGCAGTGATATTTTAGTAAGCCGTTTATCAGAAGGGCTTTTCATTCATACGTTACGCGCCTATTTAGATCAGAGTAAGATCAAGCAAGGGTTTTTGCTTGCCTTGACGGATAAAAGGATAAGTGCAGCTTTGCAAAACTTACAAGATTCGCCTGAAAAAAACTGGACGCTGGAGGAACTCTCTAAATCTGCCGGAATGTCAAGAACGTTATTTTTTAATACTTTCAAATCGCTGGTGGGTCAAACCCCGTTGAGCTACCTTCAAAATTGGCGGATGCAAAAGGCAAAAGACTTACTTTTAACAAGCAAGGACAACGTAAGTATTATAGCGAATCAAGTCGGCTATCAATCAGAGGCCGCATTTAACAGGCTATTTAAGCATACATTTAAAGAGACGCCTGCGAGTTTTAGAAGGTCAAAAAACAAACAGGCCATTTCTATCAACTGA
- a CDS encoding nuclear transport factor 2 family protein: MTNDKFRIVFEKYLDAFAKESPAEQEQLLNSSVAEDVIFTNPGVDGRGRSSLLAHATGFQKKFPGGYFRVNWFRQQHGQLLSEWTQYDQQGQALFTAHSYGRLNEDGLLIHLAGFWADGAV; encoded by the coding sequence ATGACCAACGACAAATTTCGAATCGTTTTTGAGAAATACTTAGACGCATTCGCTAAAGAATCTCCTGCCGAGCAGGAACAACTCTTGAATTCAAGTGTAGCTGAAGATGTGATATTTACAAATCCCGGCGTAGATGGCCGTGGAAGAAGTTCTCTTCTTGCCCACGCGACAGGCTTCCAAAAAAAATTTCCTGGTGGTTATTTCCGGGTAAATTGGTTTAGACAGCAGCACGGGCAGCTACTTTCAGAATGGACACAATATGACCAGCAAGGCCAAGCGCTTTTTACAGCCCATAGTTACGGACGGCTGAACGAAGACGGCCTCTTGATTCATTTAGCCGGATTTTGGGCTGACGGGGCTGTTTAG
- a CDS encoding T9SS type A sorting domain-containing protein, which yields MKKILMCMCFSIVIGEAMAQIPVKRIKITADRKLTAPDNPKGRGLYTLAERIDTATLFKEDEAESKLGLPFRFGKGFAVDLGFGAGKWMETTKGRIWQLQISSDKAYSLNLVFDDLELADGCELMINNTAGNMQVGPYTSAITAKNHYLATDIIEGNSIILTLFEPASARAKSKLHISKIVHGYKRTFSDPYSVGGYGQSSSCEVNVNCSQGANWVSESNGVAMILLSSGDRLCSGSMITDVCQDLKTYFLTAFHCVDSITPDATLSAGEKNAVGGWLFRFNYKSPTCSGSEDYDYLTYNGSTFRAAYQQSDFALVELMATPLANSGIYYNGWSRSTTGASSSVMIHHPKGDVMKISTDNNAVATNSSTLNFYLGSGTVSFGPGTHWQAVMTSGGAEQGSSGSPLLNQNHQIVGQLHGGTGTCPGDANFQQLFGRFDVSWDGGGTADTRLKDWLDPGNTNASSVGGLPYPLITGAPYICSSETYTITGLPAGVTPTWAVTSPMTITSSTANTVTVASNNTNQFGNLTATYAGSCGNITATLVIQSGNPFWYNGIIYGDANPICVGGEFYYNVPTYPYSVGGYTWDWLGVDPNSYAINGNGNNSISLYPFSPTNGTLRVQVNGPCGVPVESYTYVESASCSSSFAYTYYPNPATNQITVSSSIASTAAKAKIQNPDQVYELFEARIYSDKGRVLASAKNTSVSKYVVIDTSQIPSGTYYLHILKGKETIKKQIIISH from the coding sequence ATGAAAAAGATCTTGATGTGCATGTGCTTTAGCATCGTCATAGGCGAAGCTATGGCCCAAATTCCGGTTAAAAGAATTAAAATTACCGCTGATCGTAAGCTAACAGCGCCGGACAACCCCAAGGGGCGCGGCCTTTACACTTTGGCTGAACGTATTGATACAGCTACCTTGTTCAAGGAAGATGAGGCTGAAAGCAAATTGGGTTTGCCATTCCGTTTTGGAAAAGGATTTGCCGTTGATTTAGGATTCGGGGCAGGAAAATGGATGGAAACGACAAAGGGAAGGATATGGCAGTTGCAGATTTCATCCGACAAAGCCTATTCCCTGAACCTTGTTTTCGATGATCTCGAACTTGCCGATGGATGTGAATTAATGATCAACAACACGGCTGGCAATATGCAGGTTGGCCCATATACCTCGGCAATAACCGCTAAAAATCACTATTTGGCTACGGATATTATTGAAGGCAATTCTATTATTTTAACCCTGTTTGAACCTGCCAGCGCACGCGCCAAAAGCAAACTGCATATTTCAAAGATCGTGCATGGTTATAAACGGACGTTCTCCGACCCTTATAGCGTTGGCGGTTACGGGCAGTCGTCATCTTGCGAAGTTAACGTGAATTGCAGCCAGGGAGCAAATTGGGTTTCGGAATCTAATGGGGTTGCCATGATTTTATTAAGCAGTGGTGACCGGTTATGCAGTGGTTCGATGATTACCGACGTGTGCCAGGATCTGAAAACTTACTTCCTTACTGCCTTTCATTGCGTGGACTCCATTACGCCGGATGCTACCTTATCGGCTGGAGAGAAAAATGCGGTTGGTGGATGGCTTTTCCGTTTTAATTATAAAAGCCCTACGTGCAGCGGCAGTGAAGATTATGATTACCTGACTTACAACGGTTCAACTTTCCGTGCCGCTTACCAGCAAAGTGATTTTGCGTTGGTTGAACTGATGGCCACCCCCCTGGCTAATTCTGGAATATATTACAATGGGTGGTCAAGAAGCACGACCGGAGCATCGTCATCTGTTATGATTCATCATCCGAAGGGCGATGTAATGAAAATATCAACCGATAATAATGCTGTCGCAACTAATTCTTCGACACTGAATTTTTACTTAGGTTCAGGAACTGTATCTTTTGGTCCAGGTACGCATTGGCAAGCTGTGATGACGTCAGGTGGAGCGGAGCAGGGTTCATCCGGGTCACCACTCTTAAATCAGAATCACCAGATCGTCGGACAATTACATGGTGGCACTGGGACCTGTCCCGGAGATGCCAACTTTCAACAGCTTTTCGGACGTTTTGACGTTTCCTGGGATGGGGGCGGCACTGCTGACACCCGGTTGAAAGACTGGCTTGATCCTGGCAATACCAATGCAAGTTCTGTGGGCGGCTTGCCTTACCCATTGATCACCGGTGCGCCTTATATCTGTTCGAGTGAAACGTATACGATCACCGGCTTGCCCGCTGGCGTTACGCCCACCTGGGCAGTTACAAGCCCGATGACCATTACATCATCAACTGCGAATACAGTGACCGTGGCATCCAATAACACCAATCAATTTGGTAACCTAACGGCGACCTATGCCGGTTCATGCGGTAACATTACCGCAACATTGGTTATTCAGTCCGGTAATCCTTTCTGGTATAACGGGATCATTTACGGCGATGCCAATCCGATCTGTGTTGGCGGGGAGTTCTATTATAACGTGCCGACTTATCCCTACAGTGTGGGCGGCTATACATGGGATTGGCTTGGTGTAGACCCGAATTCTTACGCGATCAATGGGAACGGTAACAACAGTATCTCCCTATATCCCTTCAGCCCTACTAACGGCACATTGAGGGTACAGGTAAACGGCCCCTGTGGCGTTCCGGTAGAAAGTTATACCTATGTAGAATCGGCCTCTTGCAGCAGTTCGTTTGCGTATACTTATTATCCCAATCCGGCTACTAACCAGATCACCGTATCCAGTTCGATAGCCAGCACGGCGGCGAAAGCCAAAATACAAAATCCCGATCAGGTTTATGAATTGTTTGAAGCAAGAATTTACAGTGATAAAGGGCGCGTGCTGGCAAGCGCAAAGAACACGTCAGTCAGTAAATACGTTGTAATCGACACCTCTCAAATTCCGAGCGGGACTTATTATTTACATATATTGAAAGGGAAGGAAACGATTAAAAAGCAGATCATCATTAGCCATTAA
- a CDS encoding helix-turn-helix transcriptional regulator has product MSKAIKLNRIKGALVDKGIPSFLLAIYMGVHETTVSDWCTNRNQPSPKDFKKIADFLDLNIRELIVPTQPTGNKIAESMLAEVEKFQHQGLSLYVQTETKTKKPKKIVNPELLKRLKDLIIEK; this is encoded by the coding sequence ATGAGTAAAGCGATAAAGTTAAATAGGATTAAGGGTGCGTTAGTTGATAAAGGGATTCCGAGTTTTCTGCTTGCTATCTATATGGGTGTACACGAAACTACTGTATCTGATTGGTGTACTAATAGAAATCAACCAAGCCCTAAAGACTTTAAAAAAATAGCTGATTTTTTAGATTTAAATATTCGGGAACTTATTGTCCCAACGCAACCTACGGGCAATAAAATAGCAGAATCGATGTTAGCCGAAGTTGAGAAGTTTCAACATCAGGGCTTATCTTTATACGTCCAAACGGAAACCAAAACAAAAAAGCCAAAGAAAATTGTAAACCCTGAACTTTTGAAGCGATTAAAAGATCTTATAATTGAGAAATAA